The following are from one region of the Coffea eugenioides isolate CCC68of chromosome 2, Ceug_1.0, whole genome shotgun sequence genome:
- the LOC113763324 gene encoding protein SMAX1-LIKE 3-like — MRTGGYPLQQSLTAEATNIVKQAVSLARRRGHAQVTPLHVANAMLASSASLFRRACLQSHTHPLQCKALEVCFNVALNRLPTSTSSPLLAPHSHLPSLSNALVAAFKRAQAHQRRGSIENQQQPILALKVEIEQLVISILDDPSVSRVMREAGFSSTQVKTKVEQAVSLENRTSHNNSPAVSARESKESIKPLLLRNCISSPTLSSSQFRLSLSRAAEQVRDDDVMSIVSSMMNKRTKNTVIVGECPATGESVIKGVIDKFDKGNVPGEMRSVQFISVPLFTLRNISREEFEEKLGELRSLVRSYLSRGVVLYLGDLKWVSEFWSTYGEQKASFYSPVEHMIMELSRLLCGMGDSGKLWIMGIATFQTYMKCKAGRPSLETLWDLHPLTIPVGSLALSLNLESDLNNHFGSKAAGEGSSWLLSKAGAEKHLTCCADCVANFKREARSIARGPLESDTMNATYTTSSSLPSWLQQYKEEKRRKTNNDQEFDKIRDLCMKWNSICKSVHKKSPHFLEKASNFSSASPCSSASMSSNDKPSSKSHHQSLLTWPLIFEPDGPNQSPKERKFFVSESEEEALEPKILAMYKPDIKPDLLSNPNSSPNSASSSEASGDMDCLLPKFKEDNPENLEILRNALEKKVPWQRENIPEIARTILECRSGKSNNKGKKRNKTDREETWLFFLGVDCEGKEKIARELARIVFGSQDNFINIGLSSFSSTRADSTEEVSNKRSRDEHGRSYLERFADAVHENPSRVFFMEDVDQVNYHSQKGVKKAIESGTLTLPDGEMILFKDAIVIFSCNSFSSVSRASSPHMGSERNSNCEQKEEQIGDNLEEKRPCASLDLNIATEDHANEHPFADIGILDLVDKQVMFKVQVV; from the exons ATGAGAACTGGAGGTTACCCTCTCCAACAATCTCTAACAGCTGAAGCTACAAACATAGTGAAACAAGCAGTTAGCCTTGCTAGAAGGAGAGGCCATGCTCAAGTAACTCCTCTTCATGTAGCAAATGCCATGCTTGCTTCTTCCGCCAGCCTATTCCGCCGCGCCTGCCTCCAATCCCACACTCATCCCCTCCAATGCAAAGCCCTTGAGGTTTGTTTCAATGTAGCTCTCAATCGTCTCCCCACATCTACATCAAGCCCTTTATTAGCCCCTCACTCACACCTCCCTTCCCTCTCCAACGCCTTGGTTGCTGCGTTCAAGCGTGCACAAGCCCATCAACGACGCGGCTCCATAGAAAACCAGCAGCAGCCCATTTTAGCCCTCAAGGTAGAGATAGAACAGCTAGTAATCTCCATCCTAGATGACCCTAGTGTTAGTAGAGTCATGAGAGAAGCCGGTTTTTCGAGTACTCAAGTGAAAACCAAGGTAGAACAAGCAGTGTCCTTGGAGAATCGTACATCCCATAATAATAGTCCTGCGGTCAGTGCTCGTGAGTCTAAAGAAAGTATCAAACCATTACTTCTTAGAAATTGCATATCTTCTCCAACGTTGTCTTCGAGTCAATTTAGGTTGTCACTCAGCAGAGCTGCTGAACAAGTACGGGATGATGATGTGATGAGTATTGTTAGCTCAATGATGAATAAAAGGACCAAAAACACTGTTATCGTAGGGGAGTGTCCAGCTACAGGTGAAAGTGTAATTAAAGGAGTGATAGATAAATTCGACAAGGGAAATGTTCCTGGGGAAATGAGGTCCGTGCAATTTATCAGTGTCCCTCTTTTTACTTTGAGGAATATTTCTAGGGAAGAATTTGAGGAGAAACTTGGGGAGCTTAGATCATTAGTAAGAAGTTATTTGAGTAGAGGGGTGGTTTTGTACTTGGGTGATCTTAAGTGGGTTTCCGAGTTTTGGTCTACATATGGAGAACAAAAGGCTAGCTTTTACTCGCCAGTGGAGCACATGATAATGGAGCTTAGTAGATTGTTGTGTGGGATGGGGGATAGTGGAAAGTTGTGGATTATGGGGATTGCAACTTTCCAGACTTACATGAAATGTAAGGCTGGCCGTCCTTCTTTGGAGACTCTTTGGGATCTTCATCCTCTTACAATTCCCGTTGGAAGTTTGGCTCTCAGCCTTAACCTTGAGAG CGATTTGAACAATCATTTCGGAAGCAAGGCAGCGGGAGAGGGGTCCAGTTGGTTACTGAGTAAAGCAGGAGCTGAGAAGCACCTGACGTGCTGTGCAGATTGTGTGGCCAATTTCAAAAGAGAAGCTAGGAGCATAGCAAGAGGTCCTCTTGAAAGTGACACCATGAATGCCACTTACACTACTAGCTCAAGCTTGCCTTCATGGCTCCAACAGtacaaggaagagaaaagaagaaaaacaaacaatGATCAG GAATTTGACAAGATTAGAGATCTGTGCATGAAATGGAACTCAATCTGCAAATCGGTTCACAAAAAGAGCCCTCACTTTCTCGAGAAAGCCTCAAACTTTTCTTCAGCATCTCCTTGTTCATCTGCTTCAATGTCCTCAAATGACAAACCAAGCTCTAAATCGCATCATCAAAGTCTCCTCACCTGGCCATTGATTTTTGAACCTGACGGTCCAAATCAATCGCCTAAAGAACGCAAATTCTTTGTATCAGAAAGTGAGGAGGAAGCACTTGAACCCAAAATTTTGGCAATGTACAAGCCAGACATCAAACCTGACCTTTTATCTAATCCAAATTCTAGTCCTAATTCAGCTTCCTCCAGTGAAGCAAGTGGGGATATGGATTGCTTACTGCCTAAGTTCAAGGAGGATAACCCTGAGAATCTTGAGATTCTTCGCAATGCATTGGAGAAGAAAGTTCCATGGCAGAGAGAAAATATACCAGAGATTGCTCGTACAATCCTGGAGTGCAGGTCAGGAAAGAGCAACAAcaaaggcaagaaaagaaataaaacggATAGAGAAGAAACATGGTTGTTTTTCTTAGGTGTTGATTGTGAAGGGAAAGAGAAAATTGCTAGAGAGCTTGCAAGAATTGTTTTTGGTTCTCAAGATAACTTCATTAATATAGGTCTTAGCTCGTTCTCATCGACAAGAGCTGATTCGACAGAAGAAGTTAGCAACAAAAGATCAAGGGACGAACATGGGCGGAGTTATCTCGAGAGATTTGCAGATGCAGTTCATGAAAATCCGAGTCGTGTGTTTTTCATGGAAGATGTGGATCAAGTTAATTATCATTCCCAAAAGGGTGTCAAGAAAGCTATTGAAAGCGGAACTCTTACACTTCCTGATGGAGAAATGATTCTTTTTAAGGATGCCATTGTCATTTTCAGCTGTAATAGCTTCAGCTCAGTCTCAAGAGCTTCTTCTCCTCACATGGGTTCAGAAAGAAACAGTAATTGTGAACAGAAAGAAGAACAAATTGGAGATAACTTGGAGGAAAAGAGACCTTGTGCCTCTTTAGATTTGAATATTGCGACCGAAGACCATGCAAATGAGCACCCGTTTGCTGACATTGggattttggatttggtggacAAGCAAGTTATGTTCAAAGTTCAAGTGGTGTGA